In Primulina tabacum isolate GXHZ01 unplaced genomic scaffold, ASM2559414v2 Contig104, whole genome shotgun sequence, a genomic segment contains:
- the LOC142534049 gene encoding G-type lectin S-receptor-like serine/threonine-protein kinase At1g34300: MENKKMNFQSSYMKFLILCIICAGGSCLGQDVSPGLSLYASAPDRSWTSPNKTFMLSFIQESENIYFAAITYNGIPVWKAGGDPGGAVDSSATLRFLPSGDLQLLTSSTGGSIVWRSNTSGLGITVASLGDSGNFVLKNGDIPMWTTFDNPTDTILTGQNFTVNHVLRSGLYSFRLLRSGNITLRWNDTVYYYSSSPMDAPSNYTVKSPSIGMQPEGIFQLFDPLFPSNPRLIARDNDYGEIRDGTLRFVKLDSDGNLRIYSSSLSSGSGNKIVRWTAVSDQCRVFGYCGNMGICTYDELNFAPVCRCPSQNFELIDPKDSRKGCKYKEDIQDCPDRTMVTLNNSVFLTYPPEYEPDFFTANMGACWSNCLSDSICIASTSFADGTGVCYMKKSRFVSGYQSPALTSTSYVKVCDPALPNPPLRLREVDKKSDSLKIVVVALGGSLAMVILVCGLLLHYRSKPGYESLLSQYSPSEYASGVPIRFTYKQLLQATKGFKEKLGEGGFGSVYRGVLSNKIVVAVKQLEGIGQGEKQFKMEVATISSTHHLNLVRLIGYCSEGRHRLLVYEFLKNGSLDSFLYSSDNGLSEKKVLDWQTRYNIALGMAKGIAYLHEECRDCILHGDIKPENILLGEDYNCRVSDFGLAKLLTQDKHRHRSLSNVRGTRGYLAPEWLANLPITAKADVYSYGMVLLEIVSGRRNFEVSSETNGKKFSLWAYEECFEKGGLGGILDKRLVGSEVDMEQVMRAIQVSYWCIQEQPSLRPRMGGIVQVLEGIAQIHTPPPPMAKIEGLAQSTTPSSCMSPAGKTEEDTSILLAERVRLKE; this comes from the coding sequence ATGGAAAACAAGAAAATGAATTTCCAATCATCGTACATGAAATTTCTGATCCTTTGCATCATTTGCGCAGGTGGCTCCTGTTTAGGACAAGATGTATCTCCGGGTTTGAGCTTATATGCCTCAGCTCCTGATCGATCATGGACATCTCCGAACAAGACTTTCATGTTGTCTTTCATTCAAGAATCTGAGAACATCTATTTTGCTGCCATCACCTACAACGGGATCCCAGTTTGGAAAGCCGGCGGTGATCCTGGTGGCGCGGTTGATTCATCCGCCACCCTGCGCTTCCTACCATCCGGAGACCTCCAGCTTCTCACCAGCTCGACGGGTGGTTCCATAGTGTGGCGGTCCAATACATCTGGGCTCGGAATAACTGTGGCTTCTCTTGGTGATTCTGGTAATTTTGTGCTCAAgaatggtgacattccaatgtGGACCACCTTTGATAATCCCACCGATACAATTCTTACTGGACAGAATTTCACTGTTAATCATGTTCTACGGTCTGGGTTATACTCTTTTCGCCTATTGCGCTCGGGAAACATAACCCTCCGATGGAATGACACTGTGTATTATTATAGCTCTTCACCCATGGACGCACCTAGTAACTATACCGTGAAATCACCAAGCATAGGCATGCAACCAGAAGGTATTTTTCAGCTTTTCGATCCACTGTTTCCGAGTAATCCGCGTCTTATAGCTCGTGACAATGATTATGGTGAGATCCGTGATGGTACTCTGAGGTTTGTGAAGTTGGATAGTGATGGGAATTTGAGGATTTATAGTTCTTCTTTGAGTAGTGGAAGTGGAAACAAAATTGTGAGATGGACTGCGGTTAGTGACCAGTGTCGGGTTTTTGGTTATTGTGGAAATATGGGGATTTGCACTTATGATGAGCTTAATTTCGCCCCCGTTTGTCGATGTCCGTCACAGAATTTTGAGCTAATTGATCCCAAGGACAGTAGGAAAGGTTGCAAGTATAAAGAGGACATCCAAGATTGTCCAGATAGAACAATGGTGACTTTGAATAATTCTGTTTTCTTGACATACCCTCCTGAATATGAACCTGATTTCTTTACAGCGAATATGGGAGCTTGCTGGTCTAACTGTCTTTCTGATTCTATTTGTATAGCGTCCACTTCCTTCGCAGATGGCACTGGAGTTTGTTATATGAAAAAATCAAGATTTGTCAGTGGGTATCAGTCTCCGGCTCTGACTAGTACATCATACGTGAAGGTCTGTGATCCTGCATTGCCAAATCCTCCGCTTCGTTTAAGAGAAGTCGACAAGAAATCTGATTCATTGAAGATCGTTGTCGTGGCTTTAGGTGGAAGTTTGGCCATGGTCATTTTAGTATGTGGTTTACTGCTCCATTACAGGTCGAAACCGGGATACGAAAGCTTACTTTCTCAGTATTCTCCTTCTGAGTATGCCTCTGGAGTTCCCATTCGATTCACATACAAGCAGCTCTTACAGGCAACGAAGGGCTTCAAGGAAAAGCTCGGTGAAGGAGGGTTCGGGTCGGTTTATAGAGGCGTCCTCTCTAATAAAATAGTCGTTGCAGTAAAACAACTGGAGGGAATTGGCCAGGGAGAGAAACAATTCAAAATGGAGGTGGCAACTATTAGTAGTACTCACCACTTAAATCTGGTGAGGTTGATAGGGTACTGCTCCGAAGGGCGGCACAGATTACTGGTGTATGAGTTCTTGAAGAATGGTTCTCTCGACAGCTTTCTATATAGTTCAGACAATGGATTATCCGAGAAAAAAGTTCTCGACTGGCAAACTAGATACAACATTGCCTTAGGAATGGCAAAAGGGATCGCCTATCTCCACGAGGAATGCCGGGACTGCATTCTTCATGGTGACATAAAGCCCGAGAACATACTCTTGGGTGAGGACTACAATTGCAGAGTCTCGGATTTCGGGCTTGCAAAACTCTTGACCCAGGACAAACATAGGCACCGGAGCCTATCCAACGTGAGGGGGACTCGAGGATACTTAGCACCTGAATGGCTCGCGAATCTTCCAATAACCGCGAAAGCTGATGTCTATAGTTACGGGATGGTGCTGTTGGAGATTGTAAGTGGAAGGCGCAATTTCGAAGTCTCCTCGGAAACTAACGGCAAGAAGTTCTCTTTATGGGCTTATGAAGAGTGTTTTGAGAAGGGTGGCCTGGGAGGAATTCTTGACAAAAGGCTTGTGGGATCCGAGGTAGACATGGAACAGGTAATGCGAGCCATTCAAGTAAGCTACTGGTGCATCCAAGAGCAACCGTCGCTTAGGCCTAGGATGGGGGGAATTGTGCAAGTTCTTGAAGGGATTGCTCAAATACATACTCCACCTCCACCTATGGCCAAGATTGAAGGATTAGCCCAATCTACGACTCCAAGTTCATGCATGTCTCCCGCGGGGAAAACTGAAGAGGACACCTCCATTCTTCTTGCAGAACGGGTTAGATTGAAGGAGTAG
- the LOC142534055 gene encoding F-box protein At3g07870-like has translation MFRSPFFLNLPSEIMINILSRLPVQTILSCKCVCKQLLNLLSTPEFAASHLPFSTPGLVILQSGTKGNLCQIFEIEDGIELQHNNLHSSPVMKFDPNLSMGLPEVNLLLVGSVNGLLCLRECRNKLYDALYVCNPITHEYIAFPRIEACIVEYPDTSEYGFGVSKITGQYKVVRNVHRHSNPQAGPCSSIQNHECLVYTLGTRSWRHVQPGPPFGHYDLSRSLFLNGNLHGSVQDYCGSGDKLIYCFDLESESFQPFPPFPTPPVPPVVGTLGILDDCLCFVDIRSEDDEITAIWVMNEYGVEKSWTEILVIAEVEDFPCTYYDSVELIKAFKNGDILLSWNNYNLFYFNSKTKTCRDLDITIQKEQSWIEAIPHCLSFFSLKNFHGENVISFLGTSRLRSI, from the coding sequence ATGTTTAGAAGTCCATTCTTTCTTAATCTACCATCAGAAATCATGATCAATATTCTCTCGAGGCTTCCTGTCCAAACCATCCTAAGCTGCAAATGCGTTTGCAAGCAATTACTCAACCTACTCTCCACTCCTGAGTTTGCCGCATCCCATCTTCCTTTTTCAACCCCTGGCCTAGTAATCCTTCAATCTGGTACAAAAGGAAACTTATGCCAGATATTCGAAATTGAAGACGGAATCGAGCTTCAACACAACAATCTTCACTCAAGTCCAGTGATGAAATTTGATCCCAATTTGTCTATGGGCTTACCTGAAGTCAATTTACTACTTGTGGGTTCGGTCAATGGTTTGCTTTGCCTAAGGGAATGTAGAAACAAATTGTACGACGCTCTATACGTATGCAATCCCATCACACATGAGTATATTGCTTTTCCAAGGATTGAAGCTTGTATTGTCGAATATCCTGACACTTCTGAGTATGGATTCGGTGTAAGCAAGATTACAGGCCAATACAAGGTAGTTAGGAATGTTCATCGGCATTCAAATCCCCAAGCAGGGCCATGCTCGAGTATTCAAAATCATGAGTGTTTAGTATACACACTTGGAACAAGGTCATGGAGACACGTTCAGCCAGGCCCGCCGTTCGGACATTATGATCTTTCCCGTAGTTTGTTCCTGAATGGAAATCTTCATGGGTCTGTACAAGATTATTGCGGCTCTGGAGAcaaattaatttattgtttCGATCTTGAATCTGAGTCGTTCCAGCCCTTTCCTCCGTTTCCAACACCACCAGTTCCACCAGTTGTTGGAACCTTGGGAATTTTGGATGATTGCTTGTGTTTTGTTGACATCAGATCCGAAGATGATGAGATCACTGCTATATGGGTGATGAACGAATATGGGGTGGAGAAATCTTGGACTGAAATACTTGTTATTGCTGAAGTAGAAGACTTTCCTTGCACATATTATGACTCAGTTGAACTTATCAAAGCTTTTAAAAATGGTGACATATTGCTAAGTTGGAACAATTACAACCTGTTCTATTTCAACAGTAAGACCAAAACTTGTCGAGATCTTGACATAACGATTCAGAAGGAACAAAGTTGGATCGAAGCTATTCCTCACTGTTTGAGCTTTTTCTCACTCAAGAATTTCCATGGTGAAAATGTAATATCTTTCTTAGGAACCTCTAGACTCCGATCCATATAA
- the LOC142534053 gene encoding F-box protein At3g07870-like — translation MNNLPSEIILRILSRLPIRDIVSCKRVCKQWLEILSAPEFAKCHLSLSNPGLVIYQSEEDEYICKIFEFEDVLELQNHDLHYNLVKKFDPRSFITSPDSRIFIGGSVNGFLFLCDLSTQHCLYICNPITREYITLPQAKFIDEDVYNWDFGFGLSSISGQYKVVWNNYQDVMWPCSNFPMKSGECLVYTIGTGSWRSVAPVGPFQSLYGSKGVFLNGNLHWLVQDSNCEHFVSCFDLETEIFKPFSSLPSYPNHFPDSRSLSVLQDCLCLCQNISWDAIVIWTMKEYQVEESWSRQYVIPIMFQTTSEIMYPIKAFKDGDILILWENFELFFYCNESKSTRKVDAFEMVHYTGWTEAMLHTSSFVSLRSFCGENVGTF, via the coding sequence ATGAATAATCTTCCATCAGAAATCATCTTACGTATTCTTTCAAGACTTCCGATTCGAGACATTGTAAGCTGCAAACGCGTCTGCAAGCAATGGCTTGAAATCCTCTCTGCTCCCGAGTTTGCCAAATGCCATCTTTCTTTATCGAATCCCGGCCTAGTTATCTATCAATCTGAAGAGGATGAATATATATGCAAAATATTCGAATTCGAGGATGTTTTGGAGCTTCAAAACCACGATCTTCACTATAATCTGGTCAAGAAATTCGATCCCAGATCGTTCATTACCTCACCTGATTCAAGAATATTCATTGGAGGTTCCGTTAATGGTTTTCTTTTCTTGTGCGACCTTAGTACCCAGCACTGTCTTTACATATGCAATCCAATCACACGTGAGTATATCACTCTTCCCCAGGCTAAATTCATTGATGAAGATGTTTACAACTGGGATTTTGGATTCGGGTTAAGCTCAATAAGTGGGCAGTACAAGGTTGTTTGGAATAATTACCAAGATGTTATGTGGCCCTGTTCCAATTTTCCGATGAAATCTGGTGAGTGCCTGGTTTACACCATAGGAACAGGGTCGTGGAGGAGCGTCGCGCCAGTCGGTCCATTTCAAAGTCTTTACGGTTCCAAGGGAGTTTTCCTGAATGGAAATCTACATTGGCTGGTACAAGATTCCAATTGCGAGCATTTTGTTTCTTGTTTTGATCTagaaaccgaaattttcaaacCCTTTTCATCACTTCCTTCGTATCCAAATCATTTCCCGGATTCCAGAAGCCTGTCCGTTCTACAGGACTGCTTATGTTTATGTCAGAATATTTCGTGGGATGCGATAGTTATATGGACGATGAAGGAATACCAAGTTGAAGAATCTTGGTCGCGGCAATATGTGATCCCTATAATGTTTCAGACAACTTCTGAAATCATGTATCCCATTAAAGCTTTTAAAGATGGTGACATATTGATATTGTGGGAAAACTTCGAGCTGTTTTTTTACTGCAACGAGTCTAAATCCACTCGAAAAGTTGATGCGTTTGAAATGGTTCATTACACTGGTTGGACAGAGGCGATGCTTCATACCTCAAGTTTTGTTTCTCTCAGGAGTTTTTGTGGGGAGAATGTCGGGACATTTTGA